From Cannabis sativa cultivar Pink pepper isolate KNU-18-1 chromosome 8, ASM2916894v1, whole genome shotgun sequence, a single genomic window includes:
- the LOC133030393 gene encoding uncharacterized protein LOC133030393, which produces MAAVGETFQNPLNGQTGNKAEPKKDDKYVPARFFGITQAKAEASPSVLSGQIPMANTTCKVLFDSGATHSFITSTIVNHINVPSELFTVGFGTMLPSGEVVISRNWLRGIPVRIDGRELFVDLIVLDLFDFDVILGMDFLTKYGASIDCEQKKIVFTPEDGRHLSLGGRKETPHPYHFGNEGWATIAAWVLRVSS; this is translated from the exons ATGGCAGCAGTGGGCGAAACATTCCAGAATCCCCTAAAT GGACAGACTGGGAATAAAGCAGAACCCAAGAAAGATGACAAGTATGTTCCAGCCAGATTTTTTGGCATCACTCAAGCAAAAGCTGAGGCCAGTCCTTCAGTTTTATCAGGTCAGATTCCTATGGCCAACACCACTTGTAaagttttgtttgattctggtgcAACTCATTCTTTTATTACTAGCACAATTGTTAATCATATAAATGTACCAAGTGAATTATTTACTGTGGGGTTTGGGACCATGTTACCATCTGGGGAGGTTGTAATCTCTAGAAATTGGCTTAGGGGTATACCTGTTAGGATAGATGGTAGGGAATTATTTGTAGACCtgattgtattagatttatttgattttgatgtaaTCTTGGGCATGGATTTTCTTACCAAATATGGAGCATCAATTGACTGCGAGCAAAAGAAAATTGTTTTCACACCAGAAGATGGGAGACATTTGAGTTTAGGGGGTAGGAAAGAAACCCCTCACCCCTATCATTTCGGTAATGAAGGCTGGGCAACTATTGCagcgtgggtgcttagggtatctagttaa